The following nucleotide sequence is from Candidatus Poribacteria bacterium.
TTCGTTTGGCTACCCGCACGTGGGGTCGTCTCACATCTCCACACGACAGTCGCAGAGATGGAACGCTATGTGCAGGGCAGAGGCAAGGTCGGAGATTACCTCGTAGAAATCTTTAAAGACTACTCAAGCGACCATTTTGCTTGGTCGAAGGTGATATGGGATATATCGGCAACAGCATACCTTATCAATCCTTCATGGGTGCCGACAGAGATTGTCCACAGTCCTATCTTGACGGAAGCAGCGACATGGAGTTTTGATAACAGCCGCCACCTGATGCGTGTCGCATCGAGCGTGAATCGGGATGCGATTTTCCGCGATCTGTTTGAGAAATTACAGAAGCACACGGATTAGTTGTTTACTGAAACACCTATCCACGTGGAATTGGCGAGGTTACCTGAAGTTTCAATAAATATTCCGGTAATTCTATGGAGGCAGCTTTCAGTCCCAAGGACATCCAATCCTGAAAATCTTTGAATCCTGCAAATCCTGACTCAGACAATTACCATCGCACATTACCGAATTAAATTCTTATTCTTCATCAAACCTCGCCAGCCGGAATACGAAGTCCTACGGAAGTGGAACGTTCCATGCGTCCGCACCGATAACTTCCAGCTGATCGTGGGGTTTGAAGTAATCGGTTGGATGATGATCTTCACCCATATCACCGAACAATCTCCGACGGCGAGGGGTCATCCGTGCGAGAACGTCTGTGGGAAGTTTGTCATAATCATAAGGACGGGACCACATCTGTCCATAACGGAAGGTCACGCTTTTTCGGATCCGTTCCGTCTGATTCGGACCCACACCGTGCCACAATGCCCATGGAAAGATAACTGCATCTCCTGCTTCCGCAAGCACCTGAATCGCGCCTTCGGGGTATGTGCCTTTTTTAAATCCATTCTCAGGAAAAGACATCTTGTGGCTTCCCGGCACACACATAAAATTTCCCTGATTCGGTTCCGTCAGATCCGTTAAGAAAAATTGGATTTTAAATTGCAGCGGTAAACTATCTGGATGCGGATGAATCCGTTGCAGTGAGGGACCCGCATCCGTATGAAATCCCATTAAAGCGTCTACATCCGGGTGCCGAACGTAGATTTGCGTTCCCATAATTTGGAGGTAGGGTCCCATCAGTGAAAGGATTGTGCCGAAGGTGTTCGGATGATCGGTGAGCGGATCCAGTGCATCTGTCCGTTCAATCGCACGGATAATCGTATATGCCCCTTTCCCGAATCGACTGCCTTGTAAACTTGGGGTTTCTTGGACATACGTCTCAATTGCTGAATCCACAGCCTCCAAAAGCGTCTCAATTTCGGTGGTGGAAAGAACATTCTTGATGATGAGAAATCCTTGTGTTTGCCACTCTTTTTGTTGCACCTCTGTCAAGTATGGAGATACCATGTCATTGCTCCTTCTAATCGCGTGAATTACAAGTCGGTTAGGTTTGAGGAGATTATAGACAATTTACGATGCTGTGTCAACCTTGTTTTGCCAAGAAAACTCAACGTTTTCACTGGATTTACGTCTAATTTATTAACGAAGCGTATGTAGATTGATTACACAATCGTGAGGTTGCAAACTTCCACAGGAAAACTATGGTAAACCAGAAAAATAAGCAGACATTCTCCCCTCCCCGGGTAGGCGAGGTTTCTAACCTCGCCGGTGCAGAGTGTAAAGGCAAGGTGTCTTTGCTTGGGTCTTCCTTCCAAGAAGCCTTATTAGCGAGACAACAGTATCTTGCGCCTATAGAATAAAGTATGAACAATTTCACAAAAATCCTTACCACCATCCGTCGTCCCTTTCAACAAGAACTCCGAAAGGGGTGCCGCGACGATATCGTCGTCAACGGATTGGGTAGCTATGTCCAGTTGTGGGTAAAGAATGGCGAGACGTTCACACTGGAAGCAACTGAAAAAGAGGTACTGAAGGGTTTAACAGATCTCTTTAAAAATTACGCCGATGCATCGTCCACCGAACGCCAACGCATACTTGAGGAGGCAACGAGACGAATTGAGGCGGCACTCGGGCACGGAAAACGAAACGCCTCGGATGTGGTCGGGACAGGTGCTGAACCTTCACCAACGCGCCAGCAATCGAGATCGCAGCGGACACGTTCCAAAAAAAGTGCCCAAACGGATATGTTGTCACTTTTTGCGGAAGTAGAAAGTAACCCGAAAAACTCGCCTCCAGAGCGGGCATCGGAACGTCCTCAAAAGTCACGCGATCACGACCATCGTGATGGCGTGCTTCCACCAGCTTCTACGGGACCAACGGAAGATTTGCCCCTTTTCCAAGACACAGCCCCCCCCTCACAACGAAAGAGCCACCAGCGAGAGACTGGGCTGGAAGAGGGGAAGGCTGGAAGAAAGGGCGGCGATCCTTCCTCCCTGCCAGCCTTCCAGTCAAATACTGACCGCCACTCAGAATCTGTCCCAATCTCGAACACCCCTGTCTCAATGGACGTTGAGTTGCTTGATTTTCTATCCCAACCCCTCCAGTATCTCAAGGGGATTGGTCCGCGTCGCGCCGAAATGCTCCAAGAAGAACTCAGTATCCAAACGGTTGGCGAATTGTTGGCATATTACCCGCGCGATTACATTGACCGTTCCAAAATGGTAGAGATTTACAGGGTTGGGAGAAGGGAAGATGACGAACCGGAAACAATACAAGGTAAAGTCGTCAATCATACTTCCTCTCCGACAGCGAGAGGCAAACGTATCGGTAAGATTTCAATTTTCGACGGCACCGGTGTAGCACTGCTCGTTAACTTCGGGAAACGTATCGGTATTATGAAGGCACTGCTTCCTGTTGATACCGAGGTTGTCGTCAGCGGCAAATTCGCTCGCCGTTACAATGAAATCCAAGCCACCGACTATGAATTTGAACGCTTTGAAGAAGATAACCTCATCCACACAAATCGAATCGTTCCGAAATACCCACTTACGGCGAAACTCACGGCGAAGATGCTACGCGCCTGGATGCGGATGGCGTTGGATGAACATGGACAGCAGATACCGGAAATTTTGCCACTCACACTTCGCCAACGACAAAGCTTGATTGACAGGCAATCCGCCATTAACGAGATACATTTTCCGACATCGGAGGCACATCGGGAAGCGGCACAGAAACGGCTCGCTTTTGAGGAGTTTTTTCTTCTCAGTGTCGGGATGGAGATGAAAAAGGAGCGTCGTATCTCGGAGGACGGTATCGCGTTTCGAGTTGAAATGGAAGGGGCTGGAACGTCTTCTTCCCTGGTACAGGATTTCCTCGCTTCGCTGCCTTATGAACTCACGGGCGCACAAAAGCGGGTTTTTGTTGAGATCCAAAACGATATGCGGCAGGAAACCGTCATGAATCGACTCATTCAAGGCGATGTCGGGTCGGGTAAGACAGTTGTCGCAGCGATGGCGTTGCTCTGTGCTATCGAAAACGGGTATCAGGGCGCGCTGATGGTTCCGACTGAAATCCTCGCTGAACAACACTATTATAATCTATCGGAGATGCTCGAGAATTTGCGCAAGGATACTGGGCAAACGGAGGATGAGAGCATAAACGTTGTGCTTCTCAAAAGTGATCTGCCAAAAGTAGAGCGCGAGGAGGCATTGGCGGCGATTGCCGATGGCACCGCAGACCTCATCGTTGGGACACAGGCGTTGATACAGGAAGGGGTCGATTTTCACAAACTTGGGCTCGTTATCATCGACGAACAGCACCGGTTCGGTGTGATGCAACGCGCAACACTCCGTAACAAGGCACAGTCAGCGGTAGCACGCCATCACGATGATCGTGATCGCATGACTACCGAAGCAAATGGAACGCAAAAGCAAGGTGCCGCCGCTCCTCCAGCACCGGACGTACTCGTCATGACTGCGACACCGATTCCAAGAACGTTGGCATTGACGCTCTATGGGGATCTGAACGTCTCTGTTATTGATGAGATGCCCCCCGGTAGACAGACAATTAAGACCTATTGGATAAAAGAGAAGGAGCGGGAAAAATTATACAGCACCGTTCGGAAGGAGATCCAACGCGGCAGGCAGGCGTATGTTGTCTATCCACTCGTTGAGGAGTCCGAAAAACTGGAGGAACTCAAAGCCGCCACAGAGATGGCAGCGCATCTTCAGAGCGAAGTGTTCCCCGATCTGCGTCTCGGACTTCTACATGGGCAAATGAAATCCATTGAGAAGCAAGAAGTGATGACGAACTTCAAGGATCGGCATATTGATATCCTCGTCTCAACGACGGTGATTGAGGTCGGTATTGATGTGCCAAACGCGACGTTGATGGTCATTGAGAACGCAGAACGGTTTGGGTTGTCACAATTGCATCAATTGCGTGGACGTGTCGGACGTGGTGAGCATCAATCAATGTGTTACCTTGTCGCTTCACCCAGAGGCGACGATTCTTATCAACGCATTCAAGCGATGATTCGGACAAACAACGGCTTTCGGATTGCAGAAGCAGACTTGAACATCCGCGGTCCGGGTGAGTTCTTCGGCACACGCCAATCAGGTATCCCAAATTTCAAGATTGCCAACATCATTGAGGATGCCACGCTTTTGGAAGCGGCGAAAAAAGAGGCAGAATTGCTCATCAACGCCGATCCAGCACTCAACGCACCCATGCATCAGTTGTTGAAGCGGATGTTACAAAAACACTGGCGAGACAACTTAGAGATAGCGTCTGTCGGTTAATAGGTTATAAAGGAGTTCTAATGACACGCGACATAACAGATATGACGCATGCAGCATTCAGTACTTGGCTCACACCAATTATCAACTGTCCGCTCTTTGAATCCCGTGAACGACTCGTTGCCTTGCTTGCTGAGAATGTTGATAGAGATGCCTTGGATACTGAGTGCCGTGAGTTTTATGAAGGCTACTGTGGTTTGGCGTTTGAATTAGAAGAACCTGAGGCGCAATTGCTCTCAATACTACGGACGCGTGATACGTTCGCACCTCTGCAGGAGCGCGTCGCAGCCGTGGAAGCTGTGCGAAAAACTTCGCCCGCAGGACGTATAGCAAAACGAATGAGTGATCTGCCCTTAATCACTGATCCCAACCCCGAGATTGAGGTGAGGGAATTATCGGATGATGCGTTCCGTAAACTGATGGAGATGCTCGCGAATTGGGAACTTTTTGCAGCGCGTGAACGAATTGTTAAACTGCAGAAGGCTTTACCATCGGTTGAGGAGACAGAACAACTGAAATCAGTATTCTTTGAATTTTTTGTGTGCTACCTGGAGTTAGAGCAGTTTCTTGAGGATTACCACTATGATCCAGATGAAGGATTAGAATTGCGTCCGGAAGTAGCTGAAAGGTTGGAACGTAGCGTAGCAGAACATGAGTCTGGTGAAGTCAAGCCGATTCCGATAGAAGAAGTTGCAAAAAAACTGGGACTGAAGTGGTAATGTACCGTTTGGAAATTATGCCAAAAGCGGAAGCAGACTTTGCGCGTTTAGATGCCACGATTGAACAGCGGATTCTTGATAAACTGAGATCACTCTGCGAAAATTGCGACACACATCGCCATGAGGCGCTCCGAGGCCCCTATAGAGGAAAATTCCGCTTACGCGTTGCCGGTGTTTACCGAGTTATCTATACCTTCAATAGACAAACAAGAACGGTTGTTGTTCATGAAGTTGGGCATCGGAGCAGTGTTTATTAGCAGCAATGTGATACCGAAACTGGGCAGATCCAGCCATCCTACACAGATGCGATTATCAAACGGTATAGTTGTGGGACAGTGATTGAGAAATCGCCGGAGATGTGGTAGCCTTCACCGCCGTCTTTCACTGTCCGGATCAGAATGGTTTTCTTGGGACGGTGGTAGTAGTGGGCATCGGTAGGGTTCCCTTCGTCTTGGAAGTCGGAGAAATCGATCAAGTCGAAATTCGCAGTCGCGAAATGTCGAATCTCCTCGCCGCGCTGCGTTGCGATGTTGCGAGCCATCGAAAGGCTTTTGAGGTAGACCTCGGGTCCCATGACAGCGGAGCCTAAATTCAGAAAAACACCGTCTTCTAACTGAGAAACACTCTGCGCAAAACGGAGAAAGTCCTCACCCGTTGTCCATCCCATCGCGGCGTAGTCAGCGGTAGGATGTTGGTCGATGATGTCATAGCCGATACCTTTGTGAACAGTGAACGGTATACCTAACCGATACGCCGCTGCAAACATACTCACGTCGCGATGTGGAAAAGGGATGCCCATCTCGCCGTCTTGGATTAATCTCCCGACGGCTTCTCCAAAGCCGATTTTGTCTCGGTAACCCCGAACAATCGCCTCATTCAGATAGCGTCCGGTTTCCTCCCAATTCCCGAACTTCCCATCCCAAATGTAGTCCTCTACATCTTCGAGCGTTGCACCGATGTGCGCAAGCTCAAAATCGTGGATAGCACACGCGCCATTTGAAGCGACGTGCGTGATGATACCGCGTTCCATCAGATCAATGATGAAACGGGAATTGCCGCGCCGCATGACGTGTGCACCCATCATCCAGATCACCTGCTTCCCACGGTGATGCGCCTCGACAATGCGATCTGAAACGGCAGAGAGATGTGGGTTTTCGTAGCGCGGTGTCTCCACGTCTAACGGGTAGACCTCTGCGACCGTCATCTTGTGTTGGCGTTCAGGGAGTGGAAGAATTGTGAGGTGGTCTCGATTCAGTTTTTTAATTTGTGGCCTCCTGGTCTGCGTTCCTTGTGCAGGTTTCCGATTATCCTTTACTGCTTTTTTAACATCAGGCAGTTTGAAAACAATCGCTTGTTGACCACTGATGACTATTCCTGCCGTAGATTGCTCTTACTGACTGCTGACTGCCGACGGCTATTCCGCAAACTTAGCAGAGACAATTTTCGAGATACCCGCCTGTTCCATCGTCACACCGTACATAGCATCAGCGATTTCCATCGTGCGACGGTTGTGGGTGATAATGACGAACTGCGTGTTCTCAGCGTAGGCACGGATAAGGTTGGTGAAGCGGAGGACATTCGCTTCGTCGAGTGCGGCATCGACTTCATCGAGGACACAGAAAGGACTCGGCTTGATTTTGAAGACGGCAAACAGGAGTCCAATCGCCACCAATGAACGTTCTCCACCCGAAAGTTGCGTGATACTCTGTGGACGTTTGCCCGGCGGACGAGCGATAATATCGATGCCCGAATCGAGCACATCGGACGGATCCGTCAATAGTAATTCGGTTTCACCGCCGCCAAACAGTTGTGTAAATACCTCTTGGAAGTTCGTCTGCACCGCTTCAAATGTCGCAAGAAATACCTCTCTCGATGTCTGATTAATTTTCTGTATTACCTGATACGTGTCTTGAACCGATTGTTGAAGATCAGCGCGCTGCGAAATCAGGAAATCGTGGCGTTTCTTATATTCCTCGTAAGCCTCAATCGCTTTGAGATTGACTGCGCCCATTCCAGAAATTTCTGCTTTCAACTTTTCAATATTATCCAACAGATCGATCTCGTCCATCGCTTGTTCGTTATCTGCTATTGGCGGCAGGGCATCGATCGAAACCTGATATTTATCGTGGATGCGGGTTGAGACCGATTTTATGCGCATTTCGAGTTGCGTTGTGGCGACTTCGAGTTTATGACGTGCCCGGTTCTGTTTTTCAAAGTTTCTGCGGGTTGCACGCATCTCTTTTTGGAGAACCTCTACCTCCTGAAGGAGCGTCTCACGTTCTTCGGTCAGTTCGTCAACGCGTGATTCCGCTTCGGCGCGATCCCCTTCTAAACGGAGAAATTCACGTTGCGCTGCAGCTACCTGCTCCACGAGGTCACTTTTCCTCTGTTCGTCTGTGTCAAGAATTGTCTGTTGTTCAGCGATATCCTTTGCTATTCGTGCCTGTGTTTCCTTGAACATTTGGACTTCGGATGCTAAACTCTCAAGTTTCTGACGCTGTCCTGCCAGGAAGACTTCCATCTCCTGACAAGTGTTCGCAACCTCAGCATGTTTCCGATTTTCGCTTTCAATCTGCTCGGACATGCGTTCGATCCATCGCTCGGTCCGAGTGCTCTTTTGGGTCAAGGACGCGATTTCAGTTTCAAGTGTTTCTTGTTCTTCGCGGGATGCCGCGACTGCACTGTCCAATTCTCGGTTTTCAACTTCAAGGGCAGCGAGTTGCTGTTCGAGCTGGATAACTTGCAGGTTTGCCTGCTCTAAGTCTTTCGTCAATGACGCTTTTTCAACCCGTTTATCCTGCCATTGTGCCGTGAGTGTCTGCCGCGTTTTTTGCAGATTCGCTATTGTTGCAGCGTATGCCTTACGTTTCTGATCCTTCTTATTGGAGTGTTGTGTCAACTTCCCGATCTCTTCCTCAAGCGTCTCAAGCTCACGCGCACGACTGAGGAGTCTGCCTTTTCTCTGGTTTGTTTGACCGCCGGTGATAGCACCAGATGTATTAATGACTTCGCCATCTAATGTAACAAGACGCGCACTTAGACGGAATTGACGGGTCAGGGCAATTGCTGAATCCAAATCTTCAATAACAAGCGTGTTGCCCAGGAGATGCCGCATCGCAACCTCGTATTTCGGGTCGTAATTGATCAATTCCTCAGCGATTCCGATAACACCCGGTCGGTCCAGCAGTTCCTCATCTTCAAATCTACGTCCACGTAATATATCCAGAGGGAGGAACGTGACTCTACCTGCGCGATGCTGTTTAAGGAAAGCGATGCCCTTTTGTGCATCCTCAGCGGTTTCAGTAATAACATTCTGGATAGCACTCCCGAGTGCTACCTCTATTGCGACCTCATACTCGGTATCCGTTGTGACGAGTTCAGCAACGACACCGCACACCCCTTGAAACTGATCGGAATAGTGAGTTTTCGCCTGCATGATTGCCCGAACACCCGTATAGTATCCCTCATAAGCAGATTGCAGT
It contains:
- a CDS encoding phytanoyl-CoA dioxygenase family protein; protein product: MVSPYLTEVQQKEWQTQGFLIIKNVLSTTEIETLLEAVDSAIETYVQETPSLQGSRFGKGAYTIIRAIERTDALDPLTDHPNTFGTILSLMGPYLQIMGTQIYVRHPDVDALMGFHTDAGPSLQRIHPHPDSLPLQFKIQFFLTDLTEPNQGNFMCVPGSHKMSFPENGFKKGTYPEGAIQVLAEAGDAVIFPWALWHGVGPNQTERIRKSVTFRYGQMWSRPYDYDKLPTDVLARMTPRRRRLFGDMGEDHHPTDYFKPHDQLEVIGADAWNVPLP
- the recG gene encoding ATP-dependent DNA helicase RecG; translated protein: MNNFTKILTTIRRPFQQELRKGCRDDIVVNGLGSYVQLWVKNGETFTLEATEKEVLKGLTDLFKNYADASSTERQRILEEATRRIEAALGHGKRNASDVVGTGAEPSPTRQQSRSQRTRSKKSAQTDMLSLFAEVESNPKNSPPERASERPQKSRDHDHRDGVLPPASTGPTEDLPLFQDTAPPSQRKSHQRETGLEEGKAGRKGGDPSSLPAFQSNTDRHSESVPISNTPVSMDVELLDFLSQPLQYLKGIGPRRAEMLQEELSIQTVGELLAYYPRDYIDRSKMVEIYRVGRREDDEPETIQGKVVNHTSSPTARGKRIGKISIFDGTGVALLVNFGKRIGIMKALLPVDTEVVVSGKFARRYNEIQATDYEFERFEEDNLIHTNRIVPKYPLTAKLTAKMLRAWMRMALDEHGQQIPEILPLTLRQRQSLIDRQSAINEIHFPTSEAHREAAQKRLAFEEFFLLSVGMEMKKERRISEDGIAFRVEMEGAGTSSSLVQDFLASLPYELTGAQKRVFVEIQNDMRQETVMNRLIQGDVGSGKTVVAAMALLCAIENGYQGALMVPTEILAEQHYYNLSEMLENLRKDTGQTEDESINVVLLKSDLPKVEREEALAAIADGTADLIVGTQALIQEGVDFHKLGLVIIDEQHRFGVMQRATLRNKAQSAVARHHDDRDRMTTEANGTQKQGAAAPPAPDVLVMTATPIPRTLALTLYGDLNVSVIDEMPPGRQTIKTYWIKEKEREKLYSTVRKEIQRGRQAYVVYPLVEESEKLEELKAATEMAAHLQSEVFPDLRLGLLHGQMKSIEKQEVMTNFKDRHIDILVSTTVIEVGIDVPNATLMVIENAERFGLSQLHQLRGRVGRGEHQSMCYLVASPRGDDSYQRIQAMIRTNNGFRIAEADLNIRGPGEFFGTRQSGIPNFKIANIIEDATLLEAAKKEAELLINADPALNAPMHQLLKRMLQKHWRDNLEIASVG
- a CDS encoding type II toxin-antitoxin system RelE/ParE family toxin, giving the protein MEIMPKAEADFARLDATIEQRILDKLRSLCENCDTHRHEALRGPYRGKFRLRVAGVYRVIYTFNRQTRTVVVHEVGHRSSVY
- the smc gene encoding chromosome segregation protein SMC, translating into MHLNSIKIRGFKSFAEEVDFILEPGITTIVGPNGCGKSNVSDAIRWVLGEQSARSLRCASMRDLLFNGGANFAPAQKTEVVLRFANGEGTPDTTTQDALKLALASPEVEVSRHLTRNGESRYLINQNPCRLRDISELFMDTGIGVDAYSVMEQSKIDLILNVRPEERRFLFDEVAGITKYKHRKKTALRKLEQTEQNLARINDVIQELQRETESLKEQAEQARHYNTQQAQLKQFELELAHLEYDKLRTDYNQAQTDLDEVLTTVASASETLKAGEERIENSTNRRSELDEAIREGQTALREVESQIEQIERQIVLHKERQLNIQRERERALQTLESLKAQQTGVLTQLRERNQEYQKLEASCKIEASRLAARQQLLTDLAGRISRAKDSVQEARDALREITTELGERERERLTIEHTLTNTEGNLNRLKENKAALTAKLSTANDARDEVQYAETQLKAALVQIETKKNQAEIDFSENQDALRKIEAEIQGLQNTLGANVSRLKSLQELQSAYEGYYTGVRAIMQAKTHYSDQFQGVCGVVAELVTTDTEYEVAIEVALGSAIQNVITETAEDAQKGIAFLKQHRAGRVTFLPLDILRGRRFEDEELLDRPGVIGIAEELINYDPKYEVAMRHLLGNTLVIEDLDSAIALTRQFRLSARLVTLDGEVINTSGAITGGQTNQRKGRLLSRARELETLEEEIGKLTQHSNKKDQKRKAYAATIANLQKTRQTLTAQWQDKRVEKASLTKDLEQANLQVIQLEQQLAALEVENRELDSAVAASREEQETLETEIASLTQKSTRTERWIERMSEQIESENRKHAEVANTCQEMEVFLAGQRQKLESLASEVQMFKETQARIAKDIAEQQTILDTDEQRKSDLVEQVAAAQREFLRLEGDRAEAESRVDELTEERETLLQEVEVLQKEMRATRRNFEKQNRARHKLEVATTQLEMRIKSVSTRIHDKYQVSIDALPPIADNEQAMDEIDLLDNIEKLKAEISGMGAVNLKAIEAYEEYKKRHDFLISQRADLQQSVQDTYQVIQKINQTSREVFLATFEAVQTNFQEVFTQLFGGGETELLLTDPSDVLDSGIDIIARPPGKRPQSITQLSGGERSLVAIGLLFAVFKIKPSPFCVLDEVDAALDEANVLRFTNLIRAYAENTQFVIITHNRRTMEIADAMYGVTMEQAGISKIVSAKFAE